Genomic DNA from Trichoderma asperellum chromosome 5, complete sequence:
CGGACACGTGGTGGTGCCGATGCTCTTGTGCGAGAGCGCGGGCAACAATCTGACAGCCACGCCACATACCTCTAACCCGCTCAGCCCAGATGGTATCTTCTTCGTTAATCCATGCAGCGGCTCCGAAAGAAGATTGTCCCTCGTGACGTGCAGGCCAGCCGCGCGGGATAGGATAGTTAAAGCCGGGAGGGAAACCCCGAATCATCGGCGTCTTGTACAGCGGGCTGAATAGTAAGCCGTGAGCAGCTGGAGTAATAATAACGGTTTGCAATGATGAGAACTGCCGCAGCCCATATCGCAGGGCCTCTAGGTCAGAGTCGTTTGCAATTACTTCGTCCTGCTGGCGGACTAGATCTTGATAGTATGTCCACGATGCCTGCATTGACATCTCAGCGGCCGCTTGCTCCACTCGAGCAGGACTGTCCCACTGGCCTCCGGTATGGAACTCATGACGGCCAATCTCCTGAATGTTTTGTTGGCGCTCATTGTTAAACCAATTTTCATTAGTCTGCACGCCTATCTGCTCAGAGCCGCTATAACGTAGCAAGTCGGGCCGCCGTGCTGATGCATCTTCATACGCGGACCGTGGAAGCCGGGCATCGTCGTAGATGATTTCGATGACGCCATGACGAAAAGTCTCGTGGTCGGCGATGGCGCGGAAGACTTCAACATTGAGGGGATTCGCGGACAAGAAAACGCGGCTGATGCGCAGCGTTGATGTGCTGGCGAGAAGCTTGCATGCCAGACGAAGATTCTTGATATCGCTATTCCCAAGACGATTCGCGATATCTACTAGAAGCTCGATAGGAAGCTCCGTCAGCTGTGGGGAAGGCGGGTTATAGTAACAGGGCGCGAGTTCGCGCTGTGGGGAGAGCTTGCTGACGCAGGATCTGGCCGAGAGTAACTGTTCAGCCATCTCAACGGATACGCTCTGCGTGCTATCTCGATCAGCTCCTGCGTTTTGATTAAGCGAATTTGCTCCCGTGAGATCACAGATATCACAGATAGTAATAGATGGCGGTGAAGGGAGATCAGTTTATGTCCATGAGATAGACAGCAGATAACGCGTCGGAGAAATTGGGGCTGAACGCGTGCCAGCTGAAAAGTATTGCTCGGTAAGCACCCATGCAGCGCCGATAATATAGCACGGTAGATAACTTATAACGGGCATGTCTCAGCTCTAAGCATGCGGCCTAGTAGTAATATCGCTGTAGTACAACGTCGTTCTCTTGGAACGTATTACTCAATCTTGCTGGTAAGCCAAAcagagaaaagcaaagcaacAATCAAAACTACAACAGCAGAAATTGTAAATGATAATGAAGTCTATTCTATTCTATTCTATTCTATTCTAAAACTGTCACAAAAATAGGAAACTCTATTCTATGCTCATACATAACGGAGATTCTAAAGCATCCACCATCTACAAGAGACCAATGCCAGTGAAGGCTCGGTATTCATCAGAATGAATCACCTTCTTATTACCACCATTGAAATCGCACTGGTAAATGTTACCGCCCAGATCAGCAATGTAGATGCGACCATTTTTGGTGTCTAGTTTGAGGCCAATTGCCTCCTTAAGATGTTTTGTGAGGATTTCATATCCCCTGGGAGAAACAGATTTCTCCAAAAGTCCCGCTTCATCCAATTGGACCTTGTTCAAGGAATTTCCAAAGGGCATTTCACCACGATCAGTCCAATAGAGGGTATTCGTCtcttcatccatctccaagTCAATTGGCTCAGGAAGACCGTTCAAGAGACACACAATATCATCTCTTGTTTGGGCAGACTGACCTGCGGGAGTTGCTATATTGGCCGAGAAAATGCGACCTTTGTTGCCCTTGGAGGGTCCTTTCTGAGTCCAATAGAATTTACCCAGTTTAGGAGCCACAGCGATACCAACGCACCACTTGGTATGGTCCCCCTTATCCTCTGGATTCTCAGAGTCTCCAGTCTTGATCAAGAGTTCTAGATCGGAACCATCGAAGTTGCATCGGAAAACCGAGAGGCCCTCACGATCAGAGAAGTAGATTTTTTCCGACTCACGGTCAATAGTCAGCTGTTTGGGAGTGTTGATAGAACCAGGAGAAACGACGGTACGGATATCGGTACCATCAATGTTTGCAGAGTAGACAGCGCCGTCATTATCTCCCATAACACCCATACAAGTCCAGAACATACGGCCATTTTCACGGTCTATATAAATGCCATCGGGCATTGACGTTTTGTCGACTAGAACTTTTTGAATCTTTCCATCTTGGCCTATTTGAAGGATTTGGCCTCCTGAGCTTATGTCTAGCACATCAGCGGCCAGGCCGACATCCAAGACAACAATTTTGGGTTCGCTCAAGTGGgcattggtggtggtgggctTGACCTCTGACGAAGGGTAAAAACCGCCTTTGGCGCATTTAGCTCCCAGTTTACCGTGGTCCAAGTAATTCTTTTGCAAAAAGTCGACAGTCTTCTCAGGAGACAATCCACGCTCTGCAACGTAGTGGCTTTCGATAAAAGCTACTGTATCAAGGCCGACGCCTAACATCCCTAGCGTTAGCTGAAATCTATTATCAGAGTGCGTAAAACGATGCTGGAATTACTTACTATCCATCAACTTGCAGGGTGTTGCGCCGCCATTTATGAACATTTCTGTCCATAGGGAGTCGATTTCCTCTGGAACTGAAACTCCTTCAGCTAAAATAGTCAAAGTTTCGCGCTTAATAGCGGCCCAAAGGCGGTTAAAAATGAAGCCGGTTGACTCTTTTCTCGCAACAAACGGCAAAGTTGCGGCCTCCTTTGACCGCTCAACCATGAATGGGAAAATATCTTGCGTTGTGAAACCGTCCGTCATGAGTTCCACGATCATACACATTGGAGGCATATAGTAATGCATATTCAAGATTTGAGTCTTCCTGGCAGCGGAGACCTTCTCAATCATTTCAGAAGACTTGTATGAGGATGAATTCGAGGCCAGGATGCAGTCCGCTGGTGTAAGAGCGTCCAGCTCAGCAAAGGTATCAATCTTCAGCTGAATTTTTTCTGGAACAGCTTCTATGACAAGCCAAGCATTCGCAACAGCTTCCGGTATATTCTCGAACGCCTGGGTCTTGCCTGGCGTCTTTCCAGTCTTCTGAGCGTATGCGGCTACATTTTCTTCGACGTAGGCGATGCCGTCGCTTCGCTGCTGTGCACTGGGGTCTCGCATCCGCACATCATATCCTGCCGATGCCCAAATACAAGCTATGAGAAGTCGTTAGTATTTGCTTTCAAGATGGATAGATCCCACATACCTATTCTACGCCCCAGAACTCCAGCGCCCAAGACTGCGACAGGTCTGTTTCTGTAATTTGAAGGAGGCTGCCACGTGATGGCCATTATAGCGTATATTTGGCTAACGGTTTCGATTACTATAATTGATTCAAGTATGGTAGTTGACGTGCTGAGAAGTGTGGCGGATTTGAGAACAACAAAGGGGATACTCGGGCTTATATGGTGGCGGCTGAAGCCTATTCGTTTTTAATCCCTCTCTGTAAGTCCTTATCTCGCAAACTGATACAACTCCAGCAAAGCTGCGATTCCGGTTCGGAAAGCCCTGATTGGCGATAACACCATCATGGCTGGCGAACGACAATGCTCGAGGCTCTCAAGGTACGTACTTCGTACAAATTAGGAAATCCCTACACAGTGAATGCCGTTTCCGAGCCTCGCTATGTGGATCTTTCGTGGAAGCTTCTATAGCGGCTTCTATAGCGGCTTCTATTGACGTAGCCGTGAGAATACTAGCCTTCGATTGGCTAATACGCTGCTTGCCGAGGTTTGTATTAGCGTCCCGGCACTTTGCATGAGCCACTTTGGCACTGCCGGCATACCACAGATGAGATCGCAATATGTTCGGGACGTTGATGATGTAGGAAGATGCGTCAAACTgttaaaaagaattatttccTTAATACAGGCCGCGTAACAACTTTTTATGCTAGCCGGATGATCCGAAGTAAGGGGAACCTTGGCAAGCGTACATACATGAAACTACGCAACGTACCTGACTAACTTGCTAAAGACATACTGCTTTCTTATTGCGAACTTGG
This window encodes:
- a CDS encoding uncharacterized protein (EggNog:ENOG41), translated to MAEQLLSARSCVSKLSPQRELAPCYYNPPSPQLTELPIELLVDIANRLGNSDIKNLRLACKLLASTSTLRISRVFLSANPLNVEVFRAIADHETFRHGVIEIIYDDARLPRSAYEDASARRPDLLRYSGSEQIGVQTNENWFNNERQQNIQEIGRHEFHTGGQWDSPARVEQAAAEMSMQASWTYYQDLVRQQDEVIANDSDLEALRYGLRQFSSLQTVIITPAAHGLLFSPLYKTPMIRGFPPGFNYPIPRGWPARHEGQSSFGAAAWINEEDTIWAERVRGMWRGCQIVARALAQEHRHHHVSEFLIDSNQLLTGLNCRLFEQRCKAYNDIVSVLKHPGLRRFDLSLHIDGQQQLSWPAFRSGLLRRALAKAVDLEHFSFAADTDPDIVDEGDSPPLLETYLPIDRWPRLQHLRLWNLSVKKVELLSFLAKIPPTLSSLELGRLIFSDNGDYRSLLSDIRRILRWQEREIRPRFKIALPRKPYYRDGQAVWLEKEVNEFLYGHAVNPFDARLGLNRVRQGVGVIRDAFIADYEKPW
- a CDS encoding uncharacterized protein (EggNog:ENOG41), which translates into the protein MAITWQPPSNYRNRPVAVLGAGVLGRRIACIWASAGYDVRMRDPSAQQRSDGIAYVEENVAAYAQKTGKTPGKTQAFENIPEAVANAWLVIEAVPEKIQLKIDTFAELDALTPADCILASNSSSYKSSEMIEKVSAARKTQILNMHYYMPPMCMIVELMTDGFTTQDIFPFMVERSKEAATLPFVARKESTGFIFNRLWAAIKRETLTILAEGVSVPEEIDSLWTEMFINGGATPCKLMDSVGLDTVAFIESHYVAERGLSPEKTVDFLQKNYLDHGKLGAKCAKGGFYPSSEVKPTTTNAHLSEPKIVVLDVGLAADVLDISSGGQILQIGQDGKIQKVLVDKTSMPDGIYIDRENGRMFWTCMGVMGDNDGAVYSANIDGTDIRTVVSPGSINTPKQLTIDRESEKIYFSDREGLSVFRCNFDGSDLELLIKTGDSENPEDKGDHTKWCVGIAVAPKLGKFYWTQKGPSKGNKGRIFSANIATPAGQSAQTRDDIVCLLNGLPEPIDLEMDEETNTLYWTDRGEMPFGNSLNKVQLDEAGLLEKSVSPRGYEILTKHLKEAIGLKLDTKNGRIYIADLGGNIYQCDFNGGNKKVIHSDEYRAFTGIGLL